A genomic window from Blastococcus saxobsidens DD2 includes:
- a CDS encoding glycerophosphodiester phosphodiesterase produces the protein MSAPEVVAHRGATAEAPEHTLAAFRNAAVLGADAVECDVRMTRDGVLVCVHDRRVRRTSNGRGVVSALHLAELEQFRFGARRSRFDRWKDDEIVAVTDEPDVENGLVLTLDRLLEYVTATPGTVRLAIETKHPTRHAFRVEAELLRTLRRFGLLRGDRPAEWGGKPAFRVMSFSQLAVRRVTALAPGVPTVQLIGKRLRPVRTDLLSGSMTAVGPGLALVRADPGYVAQAHAAGKEVHVWTANSPADIDFLLTLGVDALITDRPDEALRRRTPPAQPGR, from the coding sequence GTGAGCGCCCCCGAGGTCGTCGCCCACCGCGGGGCCACCGCGGAGGCGCCGGAACACACGCTGGCCGCCTTCCGCAACGCGGCGGTGCTCGGCGCCGACGCGGTCGAGTGCGACGTCCGGATGACCCGCGACGGCGTGCTGGTCTGCGTCCACGACCGAAGGGTCCGGCGCACCTCCAACGGCCGCGGCGTCGTCTCCGCGCTGCACCTCGCCGAGCTCGAGCAGTTCCGCTTCGGGGCCCGCCGCAGCCGGTTCGACCGGTGGAAGGACGACGAGATCGTCGCCGTCACCGACGAGCCGGACGTGGAGAACGGCCTGGTGCTGACCCTGGACCGGCTGCTCGAGTACGTGACCGCCACCCCCGGCACCGTGCGGCTGGCCATCGAGACCAAGCACCCCACCCGGCACGCGTTCCGCGTCGAGGCCGAACTTCTGCGGACCCTGCGCCGGTTCGGCCTGCTCCGCGGCGACCGGCCGGCCGAGTGGGGCGGGAAGCCGGCGTTCCGGGTGATGAGCTTCTCCCAGCTCGCGGTGCGCCGGGTGACCGCTCTCGCGCCGGGCGTGCCGACGGTGCAGCTGATCGGCAAGCGGCTGCGCCCGGTGCGCACCGACCTGCTGTCCGGGTCGATGACCGCGGTCGGCCCCGGGCTGGCGCTGGTGCGCGCCGACCCCGGCTACGTCGCCCAGGCGCACGCCGCCGGCAAGGAGGTGCACGTCTGGACGGCGAACTCCCCCGCCGACATCGACTTCCTGCTCACCCTCGGCGTCGACGCGCTGATCACCGACCGCCCCGACGAGGCGCTCCGCCGCCGGACCCCGCCGGCGCAGCCCGGCCGCTGA
- a CDS encoding glucosyl-3-phosphoglycerate synthase, translated as MRPDARAWFADRTTTATSLDRIDVAALLHAKHRGGHRISVVLPARNEEATVGRLVADLRAHWMRRTPLVDELVVVDSDSTDATAAVARAAGASVVATTDVLPAHGTRRGKGEALWKSLAATTGDLVVFLDADLLGDVAHYVPGLLGPLLTDPQVDYVKGCYTRPLQVGDVVLPAGGGRVTELTARPLLNALWPELAGVVQPLGGEYAGRRTALEQVPFVASYGVEVGLLVDLLRLGGLASLAQVDLGERRHTSQGVEALGEMAGQVVATVLARAASAPDASGLLTRFRHDGAGFVPRTSSVAVDERPPMGTVPEYRARLAG; from the coding sequence GTGAGACCCGACGCCCGCGCCTGGTTCGCCGACCGCACCACCACGGCGACGTCGCTCGACCGGATCGACGTCGCGGCCCTGCTGCACGCCAAGCACCGCGGCGGCCACCGGATCAGCGTCGTCCTCCCCGCGCGCAACGAGGAGGCGACCGTGGGCCGGCTGGTCGCCGACCTGCGCGCGCACTGGATGCGCCGGACGCCGCTGGTCGACGAGCTCGTCGTCGTCGACTCCGACAGCACCGACGCCACCGCCGCCGTCGCCCGCGCCGCCGGGGCCTCCGTCGTCGCCACCACCGACGTGCTGCCCGCCCACGGCACCCGCCGCGGCAAGGGCGAGGCGCTGTGGAAGTCGCTGGCCGCCACCACCGGCGACCTCGTCGTCTTCCTCGACGCCGACCTGCTCGGCGACGTCGCCCACTACGTGCCCGGGCTGCTCGGCCCGCTGCTGACCGACCCGCAGGTCGACTACGTGAAGGGCTGCTACACCCGGCCGCTGCAGGTCGGGGACGTCGTGCTGCCCGCCGGCGGGGGCCGGGTGACCGAGCTGACCGCCCGCCCGCTGCTCAACGCGCTGTGGCCCGAGCTCGCCGGGGTCGTCCAGCCCCTCGGCGGCGAGTACGCCGGCCGGCGCACCGCCCTGGAGCAGGTGCCGTTCGTCGCGTCCTACGGCGTGGAGGTGGGGCTGCTGGTCGATCTGCTGCGGCTCGGCGGGCTGGCCTCGCTGGCCCAGGTGGACCTCGGCGAGCGGCGGCACACCTCGCAGGGCGTCGAGGCGCTCGGCGAGATGGCCGGGCAGGTGGTCGCCACCGTGCTGGCCCGGGCCGCGTCCGCGCCGGATGCCAGCGGGCTGCTGACCCGGTTCCGGCACGACGGCGCCGGCTTCGTGCCCCGTACCAGCAGCGTCGCCGTCGACGAGCGGCCGCCGATGGGCACCGTCCCGGAGTACCGCGCCCGGCTGGCCGGCTGA
- a CDS encoding 4Fe-4S dicluster domain-containing protein, which translates to MTQISSASPALTGNDPKNRLFGPLPDVSAEAGYVEEHPKRVGFFTDTSVCIGCKACEVACKEWNTLPMDDSHGERDALGLSGMSYDNTGMLGANSWRHVAFIEQSRTVDLPMPGVGLPGAAARQDTVAPDLSRPNSLADAQQSSVLNAEALTEFDPQTTQSGDREVRWLMSSDVCKHCTHAGCLDVCPTGALFRTEFGTVVVQQDICNGCGYCVPACPYGVIDQRKDDGRVFKCTMCYDRLTDGLQPACATACPTQSIQFGDLDELQARADARLATLREQGVETARLYGRDENDGVGGAGAFFLLLDEPEVYGLPPDPIVTTRDLPAMWKAAATGAAMIIGIAATAVFGSRRN; encoded by the coding sequence GTGACCCAGATCAGCTCAGCCAGTCCGGCCCTGACCGGCAACGATCCGAAGAACCGGCTGTTCGGGCCGCTGCCCGACGTGTCGGCGGAGGCCGGTTACGTGGAGGAGCACCCCAAGCGGGTCGGCTTCTTCACCGACACCTCGGTCTGCATCGGCTGCAAGGCCTGCGAGGTCGCCTGCAAGGAGTGGAACACGCTCCCGATGGACGACTCGCACGGCGAGCGGGACGCGCTCGGGCTGTCGGGGATGTCCTACGACAACACCGGCATGCTGGGCGCGAACTCGTGGCGGCACGTGGCCTTCATCGAGCAGTCGCGCACCGTCGACCTGCCGATGCCCGGCGTGGGGCTGCCCGGGGCGGCGGCGCGGCAGGACACCGTCGCGCCCGACCTCAGCAGGCCGAACAGCCTGGCGGACGCGCAGCAGTCCAGCGTGCTCAACGCCGAGGCGCTCACCGAGTTCGACCCGCAGACCACTCAGTCCGGTGACCGCGAGGTCCGCTGGCTGATGAGCTCCGACGTGTGCAAGCACTGCACGCACGCCGGCTGCCTCGACGTCTGCCCGACCGGTGCGCTGTTCCGCACCGAGTTCGGCACCGTGGTCGTGCAGCAGGACATCTGCAACGGCTGCGGCTACTGCGTGCCGGCCTGCCCGTACGGCGTCATCGACCAGCGCAAGGACGACGGCCGGGTCTTCAAGTGCACGATGTGCTACGACCGGCTCACCGACGGGCTGCAGCCGGCGTGCGCCACCGCGTGCCCCACGCAGTCGATCCAGTTCGGCGACCTCGACGAGCTGCAGGCCCGGGCCGACGCCCGGCTGGCGACGCTCCGGGAGCAGGGCGTGGAGACCGCCCGGCTGTACGGGCGCGACGAGAACGACGGCGTCGGCGGGGCGGGGGCGTTCTTCCTGCTGCTCGACGAGCCGGAGGTCTACGGCCTGCCGCCGGACCCGATCGTCACCACGCGCGACCTGCCGGCCATGTGGAAGGCGGCCGCCACGGGCGCGGCGATGATCATCGGGATCGCGGCCACGGCCGTGTTCGGCTCGCGGAGGAACTGA
- a CDS encoding ribbon-helix-helix protein, CopG family translates to MKTAISVPDHILEQVNRKARDLGLNRSQFFSQAAERYLREIDDDITERINAALDAAGDDDSNAVAAAHGRRMLLELTADDEW, encoded by the coding sequence GTGAAGACAGCGATCTCGGTTCCAGACCACATCCTCGAGCAGGTGAACCGGAAGGCCAGAGACCTCGGCCTGAACCGCTCCCAGTTCTTCAGCCAGGCGGCCGAGCGATACCTGCGCGAAATCGACGACGACATCACCGAGCGCATCAACGCGGCACTGGATGCCGCGGGTGACGACGACAGCAACGCGGTCGCCGCCGCGCATGGCCGCCGGATGTTGCTGGAGCTCACTGCCGACGACGAGTGGTGA
- a CDS encoding type II toxin-antitoxin system VapC family toxin codes for MIVDTSAVVAILRGEPDADRYIQALATADEARTSAATYLETAVVVDANRDPVLSGRFDDLVAAVPITVEPVTRSHADIARRAYRDFGKGSGHAARLNFGDCFSYALARATGEPLLFTGTDFSATDVTPALDPADPA; via the coding sequence ATGATCGTCGACACGTCCGCTGTCGTCGCGATCCTGCGCGGAGAACCGGACGCCGACCGCTACATCCAGGCACTGGCCACCGCGGACGAGGCTCGCACCTCGGCGGCGACCTACCTGGAGACCGCTGTCGTGGTGGACGCCAACCGTGACCCGGTGCTCAGTGGCCGCTTCGACGACCTCGTGGCCGCGGTGCCCATCACCGTCGAACCGGTCACGCGGTCGCATGCGGACATCGCCCGCCGGGCCTATCGCGACTTCGGCAAGGGCAGCGGCCACGCCGCCCGCCTGAACTTCGGCGACTGCTTCAGCTACGCGCTGGCCCGCGCCACGGGCGAACCACTGCTCTTCACGGGCACCGACTTCTCGGCGACCGATGTCACCCCGGCCCTCGATCCGGCGGATCCTGCCTGA
- a CDS encoding glycosyltransferase translates to MDAGPWLPVPPNGYGGLENVVATLTAELRARGHVVVLATVGDSRLPADGLVSAFPTGQFARLAGPYPEVVGIAHAHAVAVLAALRKHADAGEPFDLVHTHLEVVGPAVLAALGEAAPPVLATLHWDLRRNADFYERFDGRGRVFFAGVSDTQVARGPDAVRRQTVGSVPLSVPIPSEPPLPTADRSDYALLLARMCALKGVDTAVRACRTAGLPLVLAGPVAGLPDAAALDAALADPDHPVHTHPDLAWFTAHVRPLLDGDRARWIGSVTGADKTRLLREARAVLFPIRWEEPGGTAVCEALAAGTPVVAMARGCLPSLVEHGRTGFLASDEAGFAAALHRVGDIDPAVCAAEARRRFAPAVMTDRYERLYGEVLRRAGVSYARAG, encoded by the coding sequence ATGGACGCCGGCCCCTGGCTGCCGGTGCCACCGAACGGCTACGGCGGGCTGGAGAACGTCGTCGCCACGCTCACCGCCGAACTGCGCGCCCGCGGGCACGTGGTCGTCCTCGCGACCGTGGGCGACTCCCGGTTGCCGGCCGACGGACTGGTCAGCGCCTTTCCCACCGGCCAGTTCGCCCGGCTGGCCGGTCCGTACCCCGAGGTCGTGGGGATCGCCCACGCCCACGCCGTCGCCGTCCTCGCCGCGCTCCGAAAGCATGCGGACGCCGGGGAGCCGTTCGACCTCGTCCACACGCACCTGGAGGTCGTCGGGCCCGCGGTGCTGGCCGCGCTCGGGGAGGCCGCTCCCCCGGTGCTGGCGACGCTGCACTGGGACCTGCGCCGCAACGCCGACTTCTACGAGCGCTTCGACGGCAGGGGGCGGGTGTTCTTCGCGGGCGTCTCGGACACCCAGGTCGCGCGGGGGCCGGATGCCGTGCGGCGCCAGACGGTCGGCTCGGTGCCGCTGTCCGTCCCGATCCCTTCCGAACCGCCGCTGCCGACCGCGGACCGGTCGGACTACGCGCTGCTGCTGGCCCGGATGTGCGCGCTCAAGGGCGTGGACACCGCGGTGCGCGCCTGCCGGACGGCCGGGCTGCCGCTCGTGCTCGCCGGGCCGGTCGCGGGGCTGCCCGACGCGGCGGCGCTGGATGCGGCGCTCGCCGACCCGGACCACCCGGTGCACACCCACCCCGACCTGGCGTGGTTCACCGCACACGTCCGGCCGCTGCTGGACGGGGACCGCGCGCGCTGGATCGGCTCGGTCACCGGAGCGGACAAGACGCGGCTGCTCCGCGAGGCCCGCGCCGTCCTCTTCCCGATCCGCTGGGAGGAGCCGGGCGGGACCGCCGTGTGCGAGGCCCTCGCCGCCGGGACCCCGGTCGTGGCGATGGCCCGCGGGTGCCTGCCTTCCCTGGTGGAGCACGGGCGGACCGGTTTCCTCGCCTCCGACGAGGCCGGGTTCGCCGCTGCGCTGCACCGGGTCGGCGACATCGACCCGGCGGTCTGCGCGGCGGAGGCGCGCCGCCGGTTCGCGCCGGCGGTCATGACCGACCGCTACGAGCGGCTCTACGGTGAGGTGTTGCGGCGGGCGGGCGTCTCCTACGCGCGGGCCGGATAG
- a CDS encoding glucosyl-3-phosphoglycerate synthase — MRADVRRWLHHRTYSASAWQPADVLAAKRRAGCTISVVLPALDEERTVGAIVAALRTWLIEDHPLIDELVVMDSGSTDRTAAVAARAGARVVHVDTVLPEHGRVPGKGEALWKSLAVTTGDLVVFVDADLVAFDPRFVVGLVGPLLADPGVGYVKGLYDRPLDTPEGLVPSGGGRVTELLARPLLNAWWPELAGFVQPLSGEYAGRRALLESVPFVSGYGVELGLLVDILEEAGVDAMAQVDLGTRRHGHQPDAALGRMAGQILQTALARRPSAGPSSAELLQFLGSGDGIEAVNWDVGVLERPPMRSVRAAEQHRRGA; from the coding sequence ATGCGGGCGGACGTTCGACGCTGGCTCCACCACCGCACCTATTCGGCGAGCGCCTGGCAGCCGGCGGACGTGCTGGCCGCCAAGCGACGAGCGGGCTGCACGATCAGCGTCGTCCTGCCCGCACTGGACGAGGAACGCACGGTCGGCGCCATCGTCGCCGCCCTCCGGACCTGGCTGATCGAGGACCACCCGCTCATCGACGAGCTGGTCGTCATGGACAGCGGCTCCACCGACCGCACCGCGGCCGTCGCCGCGCGTGCGGGGGCCCGGGTGGTGCACGTCGACACGGTCCTGCCCGAGCACGGCCGCGTCCCGGGCAAGGGGGAGGCGCTGTGGAAGTCCCTCGCCGTCACCACCGGTGACCTGGTGGTCTTCGTCGACGCCGACCTCGTCGCGTTCGACCCGCGGTTCGTCGTCGGCCTGGTCGGTCCGCTGCTGGCCGACCCCGGCGTCGGCTACGTGAAAGGCCTGTACGACCGGCCGCTCGACACCCCTGAGGGCCTGGTGCCCTCCGGGGGCGGGCGGGTCACCGAGCTGCTCGCCCGGCCGCTGCTCAACGCCTGGTGGCCGGAGCTGGCCGGCTTCGTGCAGCCGCTGTCCGGCGAGTACGCCGGCCGCCGCGCGCTGCTCGAGTCGGTGCCGTTCGTCTCCGGCTACGGCGTGGAACTCGGTCTGCTGGTCGACATCCTGGAGGAGGCCGGGGTGGACGCCATGGCCCAGGTCGACCTCGGCACCCGGCGGCACGGTCACCAGCCCGACGCGGCGCTCGGTCGCATGGCCGGGCAGATCCTGCAGACGGCGCTGGCCCGGCGGCCGTCCGCCGGGCCGTCGTCGGCCGAACTGCTCCAGTTCCTGGGCAGCGGCGACGGCATCGAGGCGGTGAACTGGGACGTCGGAGTGCTGGAGCGGCCCCCGATGCGGTCGGTCCGGGCGGCGGAACAGCACCGGCGGGGCGCATGA
- a CDS encoding type II toxin-antitoxin system VapB family antitoxin gives MGLNIKNPETEELARQLADATGENLTRAITVAVRERLDRIQRRGTAAAADRTALLQRIAGDAADRWVEPYRSSDHGDLLYDETGLPR, from the coding sequence ATGGGCCTCAACATCAAGAACCCGGAAACCGAGGAGCTCGCCCGCCAACTCGCCGACGCAACCGGCGAGAACCTCACGCGGGCCATCACCGTGGCGGTGCGCGAACGTCTCGATCGGATTCAACGCCGGGGCACCGCCGCGGCGGCCGACCGCACCGCCCTGCTCCAGAGGATTGCCGGGGATGCAGCCGATCGGTGGGTCGAGCCCTATCGCAGCAGCGACCACGGCGACCTGCTCTACGACGAGACCGGCCTGCCCCGATGA
- a CDS encoding type II toxin-antitoxin system PemK/MazF family toxin — translation MIQRGSIHWADLGEPRRSEPGWRRPIVVIQIDRYTESRLATVLAAIVTGNERLGAVPGNVVIEPHDSGLPRTSVINVTALVAVDKAFIEPAIGLLPLAVMQQVDDGLRFVLGL, via the coding sequence GTGATCCAGCGAGGCAGCATCCACTGGGCAGACCTCGGCGAACCTCGGCGTAGCGAACCCGGCTGGCGACGGCCGATCGTCGTCATTCAGATCGATCGCTACACCGAGAGCCGCCTGGCGACCGTTCTTGCGGCCATCGTGACCGGGAATGAGCGGCTCGGTGCCGTGCCGGGCAACGTCGTCATCGAGCCGCACGACAGCGGACTTCCCCGCACGTCGGTGATCAACGTGACCGCGCTGGTGGCCGTGGACAAGGCCTTTATCGAGCCGGCCATCGGTCTCCTGCCCCTGGCCGTCATGCAACAGGTCGACGATGGGTTGCGTTTCGTCCTGGGCCTCTGA
- a CDS encoding ribbon-helix-helix protein, CopG family: MATNLRLSDAAAEALRQAAAATGRPQQQLIREALDRYLGLDSGESDRARARAAGSVRPGTPFCDVAPTVRLPPGVTTGDLLEPDADLR, encoded by the coding sequence ATGGCCACCAACCTGCGGTTGAGCGACGCGGCAGCGGAGGCACTGCGCCAGGCCGCGGCGGCCACGGGGCGGCCGCAGCAGCAACTCATCCGTGAGGCACTCGACCGGTACCTCGGCCTGGATTCCGGCGAATCGGATCGCGCGCGCGCCCGTGCGGCCGGATCGGTCCGCCCCGGAACGCCGTTCTGTGACGTGGCGCCCACGGTGCGCCTGCCACCGGGCGTCACCACCGGAGACCTGCTCGAGCCCGACGCCGACCTCCGTTGA
- a CDS encoding TA system VapC family ribonuclease toxin: MTVLLDANALTALTVADHVHHDLTEAWFTQRSEPFATCPVTQGALARFLLRGGATARQALDVVRALRAADGHEFWPDELGYDVIDMRGVVGHRQVTDAYLAGLTRSRGGRLATFDRALAALHDDVAMLLDGGG, translated from the coding sequence ATGACGGTCCTGCTCGACGCGAACGCACTCACCGCACTCACCGTCGCCGACCACGTCCACCACGACCTCACGGAGGCCTGGTTCACGCAGCGATCGGAGCCCTTCGCGACCTGCCCCGTGACCCAGGGGGCACTCGCCCGATTCCTGCTCCGCGGCGGGGCGACCGCGCGGCAGGCCCTCGATGTGGTGCGCGCCCTGCGAGCGGCGGATGGGCATGAGTTCTGGCCCGACGAACTCGGCTACGACGTCATCGACATGCGCGGGGTGGTCGGGCACCGACAGGTGACCGACGCCTACCTGGCCGGGCTGACCCGCTCGCGAGGCGGTCGACTGGCCACCTTCGACCGCGCCCTAGCAGCGCTCCACGATGACGTCGCGATGCTGCTCGACGGTGGCGGCTGA
- the nrfD gene encoding NrfD/PsrC family molybdoenzyme membrane anchor subunit: MTEGIATPGAGWRRADGWVGKKKDGGGKRRRSGRRAVGEVAMVDDAEFTSYYGRPIIKPPVWKTPDVPLYLFLGGAAGSSSILAAFADLTDRPTLTRVGRLVAGGASVASVGWLIHDLGRPERFLHMLRVLKPTSPLSVGTYILSPFSAATGATAAVELLGWFPRLKRFGGAVGALFGGPMATYTAVLLSNTAVPSWHEAHEQLPFVFGGSAMAAGGGLTMLFTPVDEAGPSRKMAIAGAVIELAAMHKVENDHGIVSEPYHEGRAGTLMRAAKTCTAAGAGLTAIAGRTRVGAIASGTLLAAGSLLTRFGVFEAGLASARDPKYTVVPQRERMAAREAARALGEGEARSATR; the protein is encoded by the coding sequence ATGACGGAAGGCATCGCGACGCCCGGGGCCGGCTGGCGCCGCGCCGACGGCTGGGTCGGGAAGAAGAAGGACGGCGGCGGCAAGCGCCGGCGCAGCGGCCGCCGGGCGGTCGGCGAGGTCGCGATGGTGGACGACGCGGAGTTCACCTCGTACTACGGCCGGCCGATCATCAAGCCGCCGGTGTGGAAGACCCCGGACGTGCCGCTGTACCTGTTCCTCGGGGGCGCGGCGGGCTCGTCGTCGATCCTGGCGGCGTTCGCCGACCTGACCGACCGGCCGACGCTGACCCGGGTGGGCCGGCTGGTGGCCGGTGGCGCGTCGGTCGCGTCGGTGGGCTGGCTGATCCACGACCTGGGCCGGCCGGAACGGTTCCTGCACATGCTGCGGGTGCTGAAGCCGACGTCGCCGCTGTCGGTGGGCACCTACATCCTGTCGCCGTTCAGCGCCGCGACCGGCGCGACGGCCGCGGTCGAGCTGCTGGGCTGGTTCCCGCGGCTCAAGCGGTTCGGCGGCGCCGTGGGGGCCCTGTTCGGCGGGCCGATGGCCACCTACACCGCGGTGCTGCTCAGCAACACCGCCGTGCCGTCGTGGCACGAGGCGCACGAGCAGCTGCCGTTCGTCTTCGGCGGATCGGCGATGGCGGCCGGCGGCGGGCTGACCATGCTCTTCACGCCGGTGGACGAGGCGGGGCCGTCGCGGAAGATGGCGATCGCCGGTGCGGTGATCGAGCTGGCCGCGATGCACAAGGTGGAGAACGACCACGGGATCGTGAGCGAGCCGTACCACGAGGGCCGGGCCGGGACGCTGATGCGGGCGGCGAAGACGTGCACCGCTGCGGGTGCGGGGCTGACCGCGATCGCCGGGCGCACCCGGGTCGGCGCCATCGCGTCCGGGACGTTGCTGGCGGCCGGGTCGCTGCTCACCCGGTTCGGGGTGTTCGAGGCCGGCCTGGCCAGTGCTCGCGATCCGAAGTACACCGTCGTCCCGCAGCGGGAGCGGATGGCCGCCCGCGAGGCGGCCAGGGCCCTCGGCGAGGGAGAGGCCCGCTCGGCCACCCGCTGA
- a CDS encoding type II toxin-antitoxin system VapC family toxin, with translation MIVYLDTSALLKRVIIEPESAAVRELLSRSAAAVDLLTSSALTWVEVERALRRADVPDLDRLTEAALSGIDEFPLRPVVLDRARTIGPATLRSLDAIHLASAIGIRATQLVTYDERLAAAARDEGIDVLASTS, from the coding sequence TTGATCGTCTACCTCGACACCAGTGCGCTGCTCAAGCGGGTCATCATCGAGCCGGAGTCGGCAGCCGTACGGGAACTGCTCAGCCGGTCGGCGGCCGCCGTCGATCTGCTCACCTCCTCGGCACTCACCTGGGTGGAGGTGGAACGCGCTCTGCGCCGTGCCGACGTTCCCGACCTCGACCGGCTGACCGAAGCCGCGCTCTCGGGCATCGACGAGTTTCCGCTGCGACCCGTCGTCCTCGACCGGGCCAGGACCATCGGCCCGGCCACACTGCGCTCGCTCGACGCCATCCATCTGGCGTCCGCCATCGGCATCCGCGCCACGCAGCTGGTCACCTACGACGAACGGTTGGCGGCCGCGGCCCGCGACGAAGGGATCGACGTGCTGGCGTCGACCAGCTGA
- a CDS encoding type II toxin-antitoxin system PemK/MazF family toxin: MTDTASSLARGAIIWVDFDPTAGREQRGTRPAVVVSSTDYLASVRDLAIVVPITSVDRGWPHHVLVEGDRTGLSKPSFAMTEQPRTISTTRITRRTGTAGADTMRRVDQWLRDFLGMGREPGRE, translated from the coding sequence GTGACGGACACGGCTTCCTCGCTCGCGCGTGGCGCCATCATCTGGGTCGACTTCGACCCGACCGCGGGGCGGGAACAGCGTGGCACCCGACCCGCCGTGGTCGTGTCCAGCACGGACTACCTGGCCAGCGTCCGCGATCTGGCGATCGTCGTCCCGATCACGTCAGTGGACCGAGGTTGGCCCCACCACGTGCTCGTCGAGGGTGACCGCACCGGCCTCTCCAAGCCGAGCTTCGCCATGACCGAGCAGCCGCGGACGATCTCGACGACTCGGATCACGCGACGCACGGGGACCGCGGGCGCCGACACCATGCGGCGCGTCGACCAGTGGCTCCGCGACTTCCTCGGCATGGGTCGCGAGCCTGGCCGCGAGTGA
- a CDS encoding Gfo/Idh/MocA family protein — translation MTVRVGLVGAGGVGARHARTLAGFDDVELVGLADAVPGAADALAAALGVPVLDSVEQLLRARPDAVWLCVPPFAHGDLELAVTAAGLPFFVEKPLAADLAVAERVAEAVTAAGLPTATGYHWRHLDTVARARDELTGRTPRLVSVTWQDKVPPPAWWSSTALGGGQVVEQVTHVLDLARVLAGEVDEVQAIAAPSSAPDRDVADATAAVLRFTSGAVGTLAATCALPARGGAGIDVAADGLLLQLTETSLRITGADGVREAAPSVDARTAVDRAFVDVLTGRPAPAGLVDHAEALRTHRLAWAVAEAARTGAPVRPRP, via the coding sequence GTGACCGTGCGGGTCGGGCTGGTGGGCGCGGGCGGCGTCGGCGCCCGGCACGCCCGCACCCTGGCCGGCTTCGACGACGTGGAGCTGGTCGGCCTCGCCGACGCCGTGCCCGGGGCGGCGGACGCCCTCGCCGCGGCACTCGGCGTGCCGGTCCTCGACTCGGTCGAGCAGCTCCTGCGCGCCCGGCCGGACGCCGTCTGGCTGTGCGTCCCGCCGTTCGCGCACGGCGACCTGGAGCTGGCCGTGACCGCCGCCGGGCTGCCCTTCTTCGTCGAGAAGCCCCTGGCGGCCGATCTCGCCGTCGCCGAGCGCGTGGCCGAGGCGGTGACCGCGGCCGGTCTGCCCACCGCGACCGGCTACCACTGGCGTCACCTGGACACGGTGGCCCGTGCCCGGGACGAGCTGACCGGCCGCACGCCCCGGCTGGTGAGCGTCACCTGGCAGGACAAGGTCCCGCCGCCGGCCTGGTGGTCCAGCACCGCGCTGGGCGGCGGGCAGGTGGTCGAGCAGGTTACGCACGTGCTCGACCTGGCCCGGGTGCTGGCGGGGGAGGTCGACGAGGTGCAGGCGATCGCGGCGCCGTCGTCGGCTCCGGACCGCGACGTCGCCGACGCCACCGCCGCCGTGCTGCGCTTCACCTCCGGCGCGGTGGGCACCCTCGCCGCCACGTGCGCCCTCCCGGCGAGGGGCGGGGCCGGGATCGACGTGGCCGCCGACGGCCTGCTGCTCCAGCTCACCGAGACCTCGCTGCGGATCACCGGGGCCGACGGCGTGCGCGAGGCCGCCCCGTCCGTCGACGCGCGGACGGCGGTGGACCGGGCCTTCGTCGACGTCCTCACCGGCCGTCCCGCCCCCGCGGGGCTGGTCGACCACGCCGAGGCGCTGCGCACCCACCGCCTCGCCTGGGCGGTCGCGGAGGCGGCGCGGACCGGTGCTCCGGTGCGCCCCCGGCCCTGA